From the Musa acuminata AAA Group cultivar baxijiao chromosome BXJ1-2, Cavendish_Baxijiao_AAA, whole genome shotgun sequence genome, one window contains:
- the LOC135603485 gene encoding receptor-like protein EIX2 isoform X1 — protein sequence MGGRTPLLVLTFSLAVLSIKLGISRGCRETERKALIDFKRGLRDPSNRLSSWVGEDCCAWEGVGCSNISGHVIKLDLRNRRRMDLYEDCSRQEVYYLLDDDPGCNWAVRGDITPSLRSLQQLSHLDLSGNYFTHKPIPKFLGAFRRLTYLNLSGAGFVGRVPDQLGNLSTLQHLDLSYNCYRVDEGDGFFCLYLENTRWISMLTSLRHLNMNWVNLTNASNWLQDLNVLPRVQEIELSSCDLGTFPRSLSHINFTFLITLDLRGNDINSTIPDWVFNITSLEFLYLGGNDLHGFFPDSVTKLTSLRALDLSESEFQDGFMRLAPISNLCKLQILYLWAVPIKDMLANLEMVFSGCLRHSMEELDISGTQLSGSFPDWLGNMKNLKSLDLSFNSLYGSVPASFGNLSLLQHLVLYSNDLNGTISEGIGQLKSLIYLDLSSNSLSLSEVQLANLSSLRYLDISNNYDSRKSGVGVIDMILDGLPSSLEHLDLSYNSLNGSLPASLGNLSMLRYLILRSNYLTGMFPEGIKRLKGLVQLDLYSNSLRLSEDDLANLSSLKYLDISYNSIHLNKSDDWTPPFQLRSLSMDFCQIGPTPQFPKWLRTQTILRRLQLSSAGIKDMFFDRLPSSLEYLDLYNNSLSLLEDDLANLSSLTYLDISYNSVHLNKSDDWIPPFHLNTLRLRFCQILPGPHFPKWLRTQTTLDELDLSNTGMKETIPNWLPSSLEYLDLSNNMIGADVPYYLSNLTILDLSNNSLSGYLSPKISIMMPSLEYLSLSDNKIMGEMPQFFPKLEYLFLSNNSFSGKLPSRISNTMPSLRWFDLSTNNMSGGIPFSYCRIKSLVVLRLSKNNLSGELPNCWKNSSSLFILDLSINKLQGGLPDSLINLQSLQSLHLNYNNFMGQIPLSFRNFTGLVTLDLAHNKFIGNIPNWIGESLPYLRTLNLRSNAFTGSIPQLSHLTSLQIVDLSNNHLSGILPSSFGNFTALKGSPSKGLYFHNFDYEDYMWLFTKGSELEYNSMLLSIDTVIDLSNNGLSGCIPRELGNLHGLRSLNLSGNYLTGEIPSNIDGMHQLEILDLSRNNLSGIIPSTLADLNFLNDLNLSYNNLSGKIPTGSQLQTLNDPSVYAGNPNLCGAPLPKNCTVNITKTDGEEQNEDSSESRMETLWLYTSITLGFIIGFWAICGSLLLRRTWRITYFRAIDNMFDKLYVVMVVTVAKYKRKL from the exons atgggtgggagAACCCCTCTTCTTGTCCTCACCTTTTCTCTTGCTGTTCTGAGCATTAAGCTTGGGATTTCTCGTGGTTGTCGAGAGACAGAGAGGAAAGCCCTCATCGACTTCAAGCGTGGACTTCGTGATCCTTCCAATCGTCTCTCTTCCTGGGTCGGGGAGGACTGTTGTGCGTGGGAAGGAGTTGGCTGCAGCAACATCTCTGGTCATGTTATCAAGCTGGATCTGCGGAATAGACGACGAATGGATCTATATGAAGACTGCTCTCGTCAGGAGGTGTACTACTTGTTGGATGATGATCCAGGATGCAATTGGGCAGTGCGTGGTGACATAACTCCATCACTGCGTTCTCTCCAACAACTTAGTCACCTGGACCTCAGCGGCAACTATTTTACGCATAAACCTATCCCCAAGTTCTTGGGAGCTTTCAGAAGACTAACATATCTTAACCTCTCAGGTGCAGGCTTCGTGGGTAGAGTACCTGACCAGCTCGGAAATCTATCCACTTTGCAGCACCTCGACCTTTCTTATAACTGCTATAGGGTTGATGAAGGTGATGGCTTCTTCTGCTTGTACCTTGAGAACACGAGATGGATCTCTATGCTCACTTCCCTTCGGCACCTTAACATGAATTGGGTCAATTTGACAAATGCATCCAACTGGTTGCAAGATTTGAACGTGCTACCACGTGTTCAAGAGATTGAATTAAGTTCTTGTGACTTAGGGACCTTTCCTCGTTCGTTGTCTCATATAAACTTCACATTTCTCATCACTCTTGATTTACGAGGTAATGATATAAACTCCACCATACCAGATTGGGTGTTCAATATTACTAGCCTCGAGTTCCTTTATCTTGGTGGGAATGACCTGCATGGATTCTTTCCTGATTCTGTTACGAAGTTGACTTCTCTTAGGGCACTCGACTTGTCTGAGAGTGAGTTCCAAGATGGCTTCATGCGATTAGCTCCTATATCCAACCTCTGCAAGCTCCAAATTCTCTACTTGTGGGCTGTGCCTATCAAAGACATGCTTGCCAATCTAGAAATGGTTTTCTCTGGATGTCTCAGGCATAGCATGGAGGAATTGGACATCAGCGGCACCCAGCTGAGTGGTTCCTTTCCGGATTGGCTAGGGAACATGAAGAATCTCAAATCTCTTGATCTTTCTTTCAACTCCCTCTATGGATCAGTGCCTGCATCTTTCGGGAATCTATCATTGCTGCAACATTTAGTTTTATATTCTAATGATTTGAATGGGACGATTTCGGAAGGCATCGGACAACTGAAGAGCCTTATCTATTTGGATCTCAGTAGTAACTCGTTGAGCTTATCGGAGGTCCAATTGGCTAATCTATCAAGTTTAAGGTATTTGGACATTTCGAACAACTACGACTCCAGAAAAAGTG GAGTAGGAGTAATAGACATGATTCTCGATGGGCTTCCTTCTAGTCTCGAGCATTTGGATCTTTCTTACAACTCTCTCAATGGATCATTGCCCGCATCTCTTGGAAACCTCTCTATGCTACGATATTTGATTTTACGTTCCAATTATCTGACTGGGATGTTTCCGGAAGGCATCAAACGGTTGAAGGGCCTCGTCCAATTGGATCTTTACAGTAACTCTTTGAGATTGTCGGAGGACGATCTTGCTAATCTATCAAGTTTGAAATATTTGGATATTTCATATAACTCTATACACTTGAACAAAAGCGATGATTGGACCCCTCCTTTTCAGCTTCGAAGTCtctccatggatttctgtcaaataGGGCCCACGCCCCAATTTCCAAAATGGCTCCGAACACAAACCATTCTTCGTCGACTACAATTGTCAAGTGCAGGTATCAAAGACATGTTTTTCGATAGGCTTCCTTCTAGTCTTGAGTATTTGGATCTCTATAATAACTCGTTGAGCTTATTAGAGGATGACCTTGCTAATCTATCAAGTTTGACATATTTGGACATTTCATACAACTCTGTACACTTGAACAAAAGCGATGACTGGATCCCTCCCTTTCATCTTAACACCCTTCGCTTGAGATTCTGCCAAATATTGCCCGGGCCCCATTTTCCGAAATGGCTCCGAACACAAACCACTCTTGATGAATTAGATTTATCAAATACAGGTATGAAAGAAACGATTCCCAACTGGCTTCCATCCAGTCTCGAGTATTTGGATCTCTCCAATAATATGATTGGCGCTGATGTACCATATTATCTTTCAAATCTAACTATATTGGATCTCAGCAATAACTCGTTATCAGGATATCTTTCTCCAAAAATATCAATCATGATGCCAAGTCTGGAATATTTGTCTCTCTCCGACAATAAGATTATGGGTGAGATGCCACAATTCTTTCCAAAACTGGAATATTTATTCCTTTCAAATAACTCCTTCTCAGGGAAGCTTCCATCAAGAATCTCAAACACAATGCCAAGTTTACGATGGTTTGATCTATCAACGAATAATATGAGTGGTGGCATCCCATTCTCTTATTGTCGAATCAAGTCTTTGGTAGTGCTTCGACTTTCTAAAAATAATTTGTCAGGGGAGCTTCCTAATTGCTGGAAAAATTCCTCAAGTTTATTTATATTGGACTTATCAATCAACAAATTACAAGGAGGACTTCCCGACTCCCTTATCAATTTACAAAGTCTACAGTCACTACATCTGAACTACAATAATTTTATGGGACAAATCCCTCTTTCTTTCAGAAATTTTACCGGATTGGTTACTCTTGATCTGGCTCACAACAAATTCATCGGCAATATACCAAATTGGATTGGAGAAAGCCTACCATACTTAAGGACTCTCAACTTACGCTCGAATGCCTTTACTGGCAGCATTCCTCAGTTATCTCATCTTACATCTCTTCAGATAGTGGATCTCTCGAATAATCATCTTTCAGGAATACTACCAAGCAGCTTTGGCAATTTTACTGCGTTGAAAGGCTCTCCTTCAAAGGGTTTGTACTTTCATAATTTTGACTATGAGGATTACATGTGGCTCTTCACAAAAGGAAGCGAACTCGAATACAACAGCATGCTACTTTCAATCGATACAGTCATTGATCTCTCCAACAATGGTTTGTCCGGTTGCATCCCTAGAGAGTTGGGAAATTTGCATGGTCTGCGAAGCTTAAATCTATCTGGGAATTACCTAACAGGGGAGATACCAAGCAACATTGACGGAATGCACCAGCTAGAAATCCTCGACCTCTCAAGAAACAATCTCTCGGGTATAATTCCTTCGACCTTGGCAGATTTAAATTTCttaaatgatttgaacttgtcatATAATAATCTCTCGGGTAAAATCCCCACTGGGAGCCAATTGCAAACTTTAAATGATCCATCTGTCTATGCTGGCAATCCAAATCTTTGTGGCGCTCCTCTCCCCAAAAATTGTACGGTGAATATAACGAAGACCGATGGAGAAGAGCAAAATGAAGATTCTTCTGAGAGCAGAATGGAAACACTTTGGTTATACACAAGCATCACCCTAGGATTTATTATTGGATTTTGGGCGATTTGTGGAAGCCTTTTGTTACGACGGACATGGAGGATCACGTACTTCCGTGCCATTGATAACATGTTTGACAAGCTATACGTGGTAATGGTAGTGACCGTGGCAAAATACAAAAGGAAGCTTTGA
- the LOC135603485 gene encoding receptor-like protein EIX1 isoform X2, producing MGGRTPLLVLTFSLAVLSIKLGISRGCRETERKALIDFKRGLRDPSNRLSSWVGEDCCAWEGVGCSNISGHVIKLDLRNRRRMDLYEDCSRQEVYYLLDDDPGCNWAVRGDITPSLRSLQQLSHLDLSGNYFTHKPIPKFLGAFRRLTYLNLSGAGFVGRVPDQLGNLSTLQHLDLSYNCYRVDEGDGFFCLYLENTRWISMLTSLRHLNMNWVNLTNASNWLQDLNVLPRVQEIELSSCDLGTFPRSLSHINFTFLITLDLRGNDINSTIPDWVFNITSLEFLYLGGNDLHGFFPDSVTKLTSLRALDLSESEFQDGFMRLAPISNLCKLQILYLWAVPIKDMLANLEMVFSGCLRHSMEELDISGTQLSGSFPDWLGNMKNLKSLDLSFNSLYGSVPASFGNLSLLQHLVLYSNDLNGTISEGIGQLKSLIYLDLSSNSLSLSEVQLANLSSLRSRSNRHDSRWASF from the exons atgggtgggagAACCCCTCTTCTTGTCCTCACCTTTTCTCTTGCTGTTCTGAGCATTAAGCTTGGGATTTCTCGTGGTTGTCGAGAGACAGAGAGGAAAGCCCTCATCGACTTCAAGCGTGGACTTCGTGATCCTTCCAATCGTCTCTCTTCCTGGGTCGGGGAGGACTGTTGTGCGTGGGAAGGAGTTGGCTGCAGCAACATCTCTGGTCATGTTATCAAGCTGGATCTGCGGAATAGACGACGAATGGATCTATATGAAGACTGCTCTCGTCAGGAGGTGTACTACTTGTTGGATGATGATCCAGGATGCAATTGGGCAGTGCGTGGTGACATAACTCCATCACTGCGTTCTCTCCAACAACTTAGTCACCTGGACCTCAGCGGCAACTATTTTACGCATAAACCTATCCCCAAGTTCTTGGGAGCTTTCAGAAGACTAACATATCTTAACCTCTCAGGTGCAGGCTTCGTGGGTAGAGTACCTGACCAGCTCGGAAATCTATCCACTTTGCAGCACCTCGACCTTTCTTATAACTGCTATAGGGTTGATGAAGGTGATGGCTTCTTCTGCTTGTACCTTGAGAACACGAGATGGATCTCTATGCTCACTTCCCTTCGGCACCTTAACATGAATTGGGTCAATTTGACAAATGCATCCAACTGGTTGCAAGATTTGAACGTGCTACCACGTGTTCAAGAGATTGAATTAAGTTCTTGTGACTTAGGGACCTTTCCTCGTTCGTTGTCTCATATAAACTTCACATTTCTCATCACTCTTGATTTACGAGGTAATGATATAAACTCCACCATACCAGATTGGGTGTTCAATATTACTAGCCTCGAGTTCCTTTATCTTGGTGGGAATGACCTGCATGGATTCTTTCCTGATTCTGTTACGAAGTTGACTTCTCTTAGGGCACTCGACTTGTCTGAGAGTGAGTTCCAAGATGGCTTCATGCGATTAGCTCCTATATCCAACCTCTGCAAGCTCCAAATTCTCTACTTGTGGGCTGTGCCTATCAAAGACATGCTTGCCAATCTAGAAATGGTTTTCTCTGGATGTCTCAGGCATAGCATGGAGGAATTGGACATCAGCGGCACCCAGCTGAGTGGTTCCTTTCCGGATTGGCTAGGGAACATGAAGAATCTCAAATCTCTTGATCTTTCTTTCAACTCCCTCTATGGATCAGTGCCTGCATCTTTCGGGAATCTATCATTGCTGCAACATTTAGTTTTATATTCTAATGATTTGAATGGGACGATTTCGGAAGGCATCGGACAACTGAAGAGCCTTATCTATTTGGATCTCAGTAGTAACTCGTTGAGCTTATCGGAGGTCCAATTGGCTAATCTATCAAGTTTAAG GAGTAGGAGTAATAGACATGATTCTCGATGGGCTTCCTTCTAG
- the LOC135612826 gene encoding receptor-like protein EIX2 produces the protein MGGRAPLLFLTFSLAVLSIELGISHGCRETERKALIDFKRGLHDPSNRLSSWVGEDCCAWEGVGCSNISGHVVKLDLRNRCSFLADDCTHQEVSYLLDDDPGCRWALHGDITPSLRSLQQLNHLDLSGNCFTHKPIPKFFGAFRRLTYLNLSGAGFVGRVPDQLGNLSTLQHLDLSYNCNGDDDGDGFFCLYLENTRWISMLTSLRHLNMNLVNFTNASNWLQDLNVLPRVQEIKLSSCDLGTFPHSLSDVNFTSLTTLDLGDNDINSTIPDWVFNITSLEYLYLGGNDLHGFFPNSITKLTSLRELDLSRSEFQDGFMQVAPISNLCKLQILYLRQVLINDVFANLKMVFSGCLKYSMEELDLSDTQLSGSFPDWLGNIKNLKSLYLSFNSLCGSVPASIGNLSLLQHLVLYSNDLNGTISEGIGQLKSLIYLDLSSNSLSLSEVQLANLSSLRYLDISNNYDSRKSGVGVIDMILDGLPSSLEHLDLSYNSLHRSLPISLGNLSMLQSLFLRSSYLNGMLPEGIKRLKGLVQLDLYNNSLALSEDDLANLSSLKYLDISYNSIHLNKSNDWIPPFQLLSLSMDFCQILPIPHFPKWLQTQASLRRLQLSSAGIKDMFFDRLPSCLEYLDLSYNSLHGSLPASLGNLSMLQSLILRSNYLNGMFPEGIKRLKGLVQLDLHNNSLSLSEDDLVNLSSLKYLDISYNSIHLNKSDDWIPPFQLNTLLMGFCQILPIPHFPKWLRTQTTLGELYLSNTGMKETIPNWLPSGLEYLDLSDNKITGEIPQFLPKLKYLFLSNNSFSGNLPPRISDIMPNLQWFDISTNNMSGEIPFSYCRSRYLEGLLLSENNLSGGVPNCWKNPSNLLLLDLSSNKLVGGIPDSVCNLQTLESLHLRRNNLSGPIPLCLKSCTELVTLDLGHNNFNGNIPTWIGESLLYLKTLSLRSNDFNGSIPQLSSLASLRILDFSNNNLSGIIPRSFGDFSALKSAPTYQCCYFNNVIFSEEDIWLFIKGIEIKYTTLRQLSMDTLIDLSNNYLSGNIPEEFGNLLGLRSLNLSGNYLIGQIPRSIDGMKQLEVLDLSRNNLSGAIPSGLATLNFLDHLNLSYNNLSGSIPTGNQLQTFIDPSIYAGNPNLCGPPLLKNCTVNIAQAVEEEQNKDSSKNRMETLWLYTSITLGFIIGFWAICGSLLLQRTWRIAYFRAIDNMCDKLYVVMVVTVAKYKRNL, from the exons ATGGGTGGGAGAGCCCCTCTTCTTTTCCTCACCTTTTCTCTTGCTGTTCTGAGCATTGAGCTTGGTATTTCTCATGGCTGTCGAGAGACGGAGAGGAAAGCCCTCATCGACTTCAAGCGTGGACTTCATGATCCTTCCAATCGTCTCTCTTCCTGGGTCGGGGAGGACTGTTGTGCGTGGGAAGGAGTTGGCTGCAGCAACATCTCTGGTCATGTTGTCAAGCTGGATCTTCGAAATAGATGTTCATTTCTAGCTGACGACTGCACTCATCAGGAGGTGTCCTACTTGTTGGATGATGATCCAGGATGCAGATGGGCACTGCATGGTGACATAACTCCATCACTGCGTTCTCTCCAACAACTTAATCACCTGGACCTCAGCGGCAACTGTTTTACGCATAAACCCATCCCCAAGTTCTTTGGAGCTTTCAGAAGACTAACATATCTTAACCTCTCAGGGGCAGGCTTCGTGGGTAGAGTACCTGATCAGCTCGGAAATCTATCCACTTTGCAGCACCTCGACCTTTCTTATAACTGCAATGGGGATGATGACGGTGATGGCTTCTTCTGCTTGTACCTTGAGAACACAAGATGGATCTCTATGCTCACTTCCCTTCGGCACCTTAACATGAATTTGGTCAATTTTACAAATGCGTCCAACTGGTTGCAAGATTTGAACGTGCTTCCACGTGTTCAGGAGATTAAATTAAGTTCTTGTGACTTAGGGACCTTTCCACATTCATTGTCTGATGTCAACTTCACATCTCTCACCACTCTTGATTTAGGAGACAATGATATAAACTCCACCATACCAGATTGGGTGTTCAATATTACTAGCCTCGAGTACCTTTATCTTGGTGGGAATGACCTACATGGGTTCTTTCCTAATTCTATTACGAAGTTGACATCTCTCAGGGAACTCGATTTGTCTAGGAGTGAGTTCCAAGATGGCTTCATGCAGGTAGCTCCTATATCTAATCTCTGCAAGCTCCAAATTCTATACCTGCGCCAGGTGCTTATCAACGATGTGTTTGCCAATCTAAAAATGGTTTTCTCTGGATGTCTTAAGTATAGTATGGAGGAATTGGACCTCAGCGACACCCAGCTGAGTGGTTCCTTTCCGGATTGGCTAGGGAACATCAAGAATCTCAAATCTCTTTATCTTTCTTTCAACTCCCTCTGTGGATCAGTGCCTGCATCTATCGGGAATCTATCATTGCTGCAACATTTAGTTTTATATTCTAATGATTTGAATGGGACGATTTCGGAAGGCATCGGACAACTGAAGAGCCTTATCTATTTGGATCTCAGTAGTAACTCGTTGAGCTTATCGGAGGTCCAATTGGCTAATCTATCAAGTTTAAGGTATTTGGACATTTCGAACAACTACGACTCCAGAAAAAGTG GAGTAGGAGTAATAGACATGATTCTCGATGGGCTTCCTTCTAGTCTCGAGCATTTGGATCTTTCTTACAACTCTCTCCACAGATCATTGCCTATATCTCTTGGAAACCTCTCTATGCTGCAATCTTTGTTTCTACGTTCCAGTTACCTGAATGGGATGTTGCCGGAAGGGATCAAACGGTTGAAGGGCCTCGTCCAATTGGATCTTTACAATAACTCGTTGGCCTTATCAGAGGATGACCTTGCTAATCTATCAAGTTTGAAATATTTGGACATTTCATACAACTCTATACACTTGAACAAAAGCAATGACTGGATCCCTCCTTTTCAGCTTCTAAGCCTCTCCATGGATTTCTGCCAAATACTGCCCATTCCCCATTTTCCGAAATGGCTCCAAACACAAGCCAGTCTTCGTCGACTACAATTGTCAAGTGCGGGTATCAAAGACATGTTTTTCGATAGGCTTCCTTCTTGTCTCGAGTATTTGGATCTCTCTTACAACTCTCTCCATGGATCATTGCCTGCATCTCTTGGAAACCTCTCTATGCTACAATCTTTGATTTTACGTTCCAATTATTTAAATGGGATGTTTCCGGAAGGCATCAAACGGTTGAAGGGCCTCGTCCAATTGGATCTTCACAATAATTCGTTGAGCTTATCAGAGGACGACCTTGTTAATCTATCAAGTTTGAAATATTTGGACATTTCATACAACTCTATACACTTGAACAAAAGCGATGATTGGATCCCTCCCTTTCAGCTTAACACCCTTCTCATGGGATTCTGCCAAATACTACCTATACCCCATTTTCCGAAATGGCTTCGAACACAAACCACTCTTGGTGAATTATATTTATCAAACACAGGTATGAAAGAAACGATTCCCAACTGGCTTCCATCCGGTCTCGAGTATTTGGATCTATCCGATAACAAGATTACTGGTGAGATACCACAATTCCTtcctaaattaaaatatttatttctttcaAATAACTCATTCTCAGGGAATCTTCCACCAAGAATCTCAGACATAATGCCAAACTTACAATGGTTCGATATATCTACGAATAATATGAGTGGTGAGATTCCCTTCTCTTATTGTCGATCGAGGTATTTGGAAGGGCTTCTGCTTTCCGAAAATAATTTGTCAGGAGGTGTTCCTAATTGTTGGAAAAATCCCTCAAATTTacttcttttagacttatcaagcAACAAATTAGTAGGTGGAATCCCTGATTCAGTCTGTAATTTGCAAACGCTGGAGTCACTGCACTTGAGGCGCAATAATTTATCCGGGCCGATTCCTCTTTGTTTAAAGAGTTGCACAGAACTCGTTACTCTAGACCTCGGCCACAACAACTTTAACGGGAATATACCAACTTGGATCGGAGAAAGCCTCTTGTACCTGAAGACACTAAGCTTACGCTCGAATGACTTCAACGGTAGCATTCCTCAATTATCTTCTCTAGCATCTCTTCGTATCTTGGATTTCTCCAACAACAATCTTTCAGGAATAATACCACGGAGCTTTGGGGACTTCAGTGCATTAAAAAGCGCTCCTACGTATCAGTGTTGTTACTTCAACAACGTAATTTTCTCTGAGGAAGATATATGGCTCTTCATAAAAGGAATTGAAATCAAGTATACCACCTTGAGACAACTTTCAATGGATACACTTATTGATCTCTCCAATAATTACTTATCTGGAAACATCCCTGAAGAATTCGGGAATTTGCTTGGATTGCGGAGCTTAAATCTATCCGGAAATTACCTTATAGGTCAGATACCAAGAAGTATCGATGGAATGAAACAACTAGAAGTTCTCGATCTCTCAAGAAATAATCTCTCGGGTGCAATTCCATCCGGTTTGGCGACCTTGAATTTCTTagaccatttgaatttatcatataaCAATCTTTCAGGAAGCATTCCGACTGGCAACCAATTGCAAACTTTTATTGATCCATCAATCTATGCTGGCAATCCAAATCTTTGTGGCCCTCCTCTCCTCAAAAATTGTACGGTGAATATAGCACAGGCCGTTGAAGAAGAGCAAAATAAAGATTCTTCTAAAAATAGAATGGAAACACTTTGGTTATACACAAGCATCACGCTAGGATTTATTATTGGATTTTGGGCGATTTGTGGAAGCCTTTTGTTGCAACGAACATGGAGGATCGCATACTTCCGCGCCATTGATAACATGTGTGACAAGCTATACGTGGTGATGGTAGTGACCGTGGCAAAATACAAAAGGAATCTATGA